A genome region from Kineosporia corallincola includes the following:
- a CDS encoding IS701 family transposase, which yields MHDPAYERSLKVVYDRIAHNFSRAEPRKRAWNYLVDLPKAHSAGLRRGETVGHYSGEIRADGVQRLLTSARWDEFSVRDELRAIAIQAGGRTGGTLFLTEIAFPKKGRNAVAVERQYSHDTQRVENCQIGLLLFYLTADRQAFLIDSELYLPPSWVSDPKRRDQAQIPPEVVYRSKSAIAAEMIRRAWESSIRPVWVACNLVCTEKTILHRLLRRYGVQHLIAGSAGEMQAGGVGGFGKALTDESAGPPAGGTVPGHEMLQLRNTVLHRFSTRGSDPARIEMSYLMLSGTTRNSRARSYYTAYLRPHAGLAEVVPIVQLIEGAAAHCRAVKQKTGLGHYEVRSWRGWYRHVTLASAAQMALELARHDNSGDLRPQYVDLRDVAYSGTGKGQTAV from the coding sequence GTGCACGATCCCGCGTACGAGAGATCGCTGAAGGTCGTCTACGATCGGATCGCACACAATTTCAGCCGCGCCGAACCGCGTAAGCGCGCCTGGAACTATCTCGTCGACCTTCCCAAAGCTCATTCGGCCGGACTGCGGCGGGGCGAGACGGTCGGTCACTATTCCGGTGAAATCCGCGCCGACGGGGTGCAGCGCCTGCTCACGTCGGCCCGCTGGGACGAGTTCTCCGTGCGTGACGAACTGCGTGCCATCGCCATCCAGGCAGGTGGCCGTACCGGCGGGACACTGTTCCTGACCGAGATCGCCTTCCCGAAGAAGGGCCGCAACGCCGTCGCGGTCGAACGTCAGTACAGCCACGACACGCAACGGGTGGAGAACTGCCAGATCGGGCTGCTGCTGTTCTATTTGACCGCCGACCGGCAGGCATTCCTGATCGACTCCGAGTTGTATCTGCCGCCGTCCTGGGTGAGTGACCCCAAACGTCGCGACCAGGCACAGATCCCGCCCGAAGTGGTTTACCGCAGCAAGTCCGCGATCGCCGCGGAGATGATTCGCCGGGCCTGGGAAAGCTCCATCCGGCCGGTCTGGGTGGCCTGCAATCTCGTCTGCACCGAGAAGACCATTCTGCACCGTCTACTGCGGCGTTACGGAGTTCAGCACCTGATTGCCGGCAGCGCCGGGGAGATGCAGGCGGGCGGTGTGGGCGGTTTCGGCAAGGCGCTCACCGACGAGTCGGCCGGTCCCCCGGCCGGCGGAACGGTGCCGGGGCACGAGATGCTCCAGCTGCGCAACACCGTGCTGCACCGGTTCTCCACCCGCGGCAGCGATCCGGCCCGCATCGAGATGTCGTACCTGATGCTGTCCGGCACGACGCGCAACTCCCGCGCACGCTCCTACTACACGGCTTACCTGCGTCCCCACGCGGGACTGGCCGAGGTGGTGCCGATCGTGCAGCTGATCGAGGGGGCCGCGGCCCACTGCCGGGCGGTCAAGCAGAAGACCGGGCTGGGTCACTACGAGGTGCGCAGCTGGCGGGGGTGGTACCGGCACGTCACGCTGGCCTCCGCCGCCCAGATGGCTCTGGAACTGGCCCGGCACGACAACTCCGGAGACCTGCGTCCGCAGTACGTGGACCTGCGCGACGTGGCCTACTCCGGCACGGGCAAGGGGCAGACGGCGGTGTAG